The genomic DNA TTAGATGCTATACTTGTATTTGTAAATAGCTATTTCAAAATAAATAAATAAGAGAGGTATAATATGAAGACTATAGGCTTAATTGGTGGTATGAGTTGGGAAAGTACCATTACATATTATCAAGTTATTAATACAGTAATAAAAGAAAGATTAGGTGGACTACACTCTTCTAAATGTATACTTTACAGTGTAGATTTTCAAGAAATTGAAGAATGCCAATCTAGTGGAAATTGGGAAAAAAGCGCCAAAATTTTAGCTGATGCTGCAATTAAATTACAAGAGGCAGGGGCAGATTTTATTGTTATCTGTACTAATACTATGCATAAGGTATCAGATAAAATACAAGAAAGTATACATATTCCATTACTTCACATAGCAGATGTAACTGCTACGGTATTAAGGGAAAAAGAAATAAAAAAAGTGGCCTTATTAGGTACTAAATATACAATGGAACAAGATTTTTATAAAAATGTAATTATTAATAATGGAATTGAAGTCTTAATTCCAAATGAAGAAGACCGTATAATAGTAAATGACACAATATTTAATGAACTTTGCTTAGGAATTATATCTGAATCTTCAAAAAAAGCTTTCTTATCTATTATAGATAAGCTTGGCAAACAAGGTGCAGAGGCTGTTATATTAGGATGTACAGAAATAGGTCTTTTAATTAAACAAAATGACACTTCTATTCCACTATTTGATACGACAGTAATACATGCAATAGAAGCTGCACTAAGTTCAATTTAAGACAATATTGATTAATAAAAAAAATATCTATAGATTTGTGTAAATAAGACTTTTTATAATTTATATTACTAGAGATTTTAAACCTATATATTGTAACAAAAAAGGATAGTATAATTACCCTATACTATCCTTTTTCTTAATTTAATATTTAAATAAACTCAACACTTTCAATTTGTATACAAATCTATCTTACATTTATAACATCACTATTTTGAGAGCTATTTCCATTATAATTTGCAACAACATAAATATCTAGATTTAAATCTCCTTCAGGAATACTTATAGTATGCTCATTTCCCTGTATATCACTTTGATATAGAGTAAATTCTCCATCTCCATTAGTATTATTTTTTACATATATACTGTAAGTACAGTCCTTATGAGATATACTACTCCAGTTAACTCTAATGACATTATTATCTCTATCAACATTAGCTGATATATTTTCTACCCTCATATCTTTAATATTATTATCATTATTTGAATTTCCATTTCCATTGGTAATATTTATTACATTACTTGGCTTAGTTGTATCTGAATCCTTTTTCCCTATGACATAAATATCAAAATCTATATTTTGATTACCCTTCATATCTACTTCTATAGTCGCATATACCTTGTTAGACTTACCTAAATCACTTTCATTTATAGTTATAGATTTAATTTTCTTAAATGATTCTCCTGACAACTTATCTTTAAGATATATATCATAATCAAAGACATCTTTCATATAATCCCATTCAAGTTTAATAATAACTTTATTGTTTACTATTTTATGTGAACCAACCAAGTTTTGTATATAGTCATTCGTTATAGTTTCTTTGACTACTGTTACTGTTATTACTTTAGATTTATCTCCACAAGTTATTCTCACCCTATCTTTACCTTCTCTAAGCCCTACAACATTTCCATTACTACTTAAACTTATTGCTCTTTCTACAGGTAATTTTGAATCTACTAACTCATAATATATTTTTGGTGGTTCTAAACCAGGTGGAGAAGTTATTATATCTGGTTTCAATTTTTCATTCTGGTCAACTTCTATTTTTATATCATCCATATTTATTTCAGCAACTCTAGCTTGAATCCTAAATGTTCTCTCAATTTCTTTATTTCCACACTTAGCATATATTGTAGCTTTACCAACTCCAACTGCACTTACTTTATTTCCTTTGATTTTTAAAATATTTTCATTGCTACTCTTATAAACTGGCTTATATGATTTTTTAAACTTATCATAATCAACTTCTATTGTACTTTCTATAGTAGCACTATCACCAACATGTTTTAAATCCCCATTAATCTCCATATCTAGTGATTCTACCTCTGGGTCTACTACTTTTATAGTAGCCTTTTTTAATACTCTTGAATTTTTCATGATACCCACAGAAGAATACCCAACCTTTAATGCTGTCATTTTATTTCCATCTATTTTTAAAGTCCCTGAGTTATCCAATACATTAAACCAAATATTTGGATTTTTAGCATACGAAGGAACCTTAATATATTCACCTGTAGACAAAGTAACTGTTTCATTTAATTTTACTACATATTTATCTATATCTTTAACATATTCCCCATCTACAATTTCAATTTCTACTCCCTTTACCATTGGTCTAAGTATTCCAAATTTAAAAAGGTAGTACTGCGCAACAAGCAATATAGGAATAGATATAATTATGGCAATTTTTCTGTATTTCTTATTTTTTACAAATATCATCTATCCACTTCCTTTTAGCCTAATATATAATCATTTGTTTTGTAAGCAATCTACCTAAGTTAAATATTGGGATAAACTGGAAAATTATTATATTTCAGAATATCCCTATACTAATTATAAACCATAAATTTAAAATTTAAAACTAAAATTAATGTTAATTTCTTACTATTACAATAGTCTAATTTTAGTGAAATAACATTTGTCTTGTCAGCTGAAAAGTTATATAATTAATTAAAAAGAAATTATACTTATATTATATGAGGAGGATTTTAAATTGGAAATCAATTATAAAAAAAGAAATTTCAAATCATTTGCTAAAAGAAAAAATATTGAAATTTCTGTTCAAAGGTATCTTATTGACGCACTAAGTTATATGGCACTCGGTCTTTTTTCGTCCCTTTTAATTGGAACAATTTTCAATACATTAGGAGATAATTTCAATATTTCTCTTTTTACTGAAGTTATAAGCCCTCTTGCTAAACAGGTTACTGGTCCAGCTATAGCAGTGGCTATTGCGTATGGACTTCAAGCACCTCCACTTGTACTATTTTCTTGTGCACTTGTTGGAGCTTGTGGTAATGAATTAGGAGGACCTGTTGGAGCATTTGTCGCTACACTTTTTGCTGTAGAGGTTGGAAAATTAGTTTCAAAAGAAACAAAAATAGATATATTGGTTACACCTGCTGTAACAATACTAATTGGAGTACTTGTAGCTGAACTTATTGGTCCAGCTGTTTCTGCTTTTATGACTTCATTTGGAAATATAATAATGCAAGCTACAACTATGCAACCTATAATAATGGGAGCTTTAGTCTCTGCACTTGTTGGAATAGCTCTTACATTACCTATAAGTAGTGCAGCTATTTGTATGATGTTAAGTTTAGGTGGTCTTGCTGGTGGGGCAGCAACTGTAGGTTGTTGTTGCCAAATGGTAGGCTTTGCTGTTATGAGCTTTAGGGAAAATGGAGTTGGTGGCCTTGTGGCACAAGGTCTTGGGACATCTATGTTGCAAGTACCTAATATAATAAAAAATTGGAAAATTTGGATACCACCTACTGTAGCTTCAATATTACTTGGACCATTATCTACAACAATATTCAAAATGGAGAATATTCCTATTGGTTCTGGTATGGGCACTTGTGGATTGGTTGGACAATTTGGAACAGTAACTGCTATGCAAAGTGCTGGAAAAGGAGGTATATCTATGTGGGTTGGTATACTTTTACTTAATTTTATACTTCCTGCTATTGTAACTTTGTTGATTTCAGAATTTATGAGAAAAAAAGGTCTAATAAAACCTGAAGATTTAAAACTAGATGTATAAATTAAAAACTACTCCTTTTACTTATATAAAAGTAAGGAGTAGTTTTTTTTATGAAAATTCCAACATTTTTTTTAATAGCCAATCCATAGAACCTTTAACTTCATTCCAAATCACTATGTTTTCATCATAGTAATAGACAGCTTCTGCCTTTTCTTCCTCTGTAACAAATTCTCTACCAAAAGCATTTCGCCAATCTAACAAATATAATCCAACGTACTTATTTTTACTTCTAGCAACCTTAATAGAATCATTTGCCAAAAACATACTTTTATTTTTAAAGTAATAAAGAGCTTTACTGTACATCCATGTAGCAGATTTTTCTTCTTTATAAAGTTCAAATAATTTATTTATTGAAGTTCTATCATTTAATCTAATTAATACATTTAATAATTTGTATCTTATTCCCTGCTCATCACTAGGATTAATTTCTATTAAATATTCTAATACTTTTTTGGACTCCTTTAGATTATTAATACTTTCTAACTTTCTAGCAAGGGATTCAAGTGCTATCATATAGGCTCTGGTAGATAAACCTTTCCAAAATCCAAGTTCTTTATCTTCTTTAGTAATCATACTTTTACCTATATTTACAGCTTCCTCCAT from Clostridioides difficile ATCC 9689 = DSM 1296 includes the following:
- a CDS encoding aspartate/glutamate racemase family protein, whose protein sequence is MKTIGLIGGMSWESTITYYQVINTVIKERLGGLHSSKCILYSVDFQEIEECQSSGNWEKSAKILADAAIKLQEAGADFIVICTNTMHKVSDKIQESIHIPLLHIADVTATVLREKEIKKVALLGTKYTMEQDFYKNVIINNGIEVLIPNEEDRIIVNDTIFNELCLGIISESSKKAFLSIIDKLGKQGAEAVILGCTEIGLLIKQNDTSIPLFDTTVIHAIEAALSSI
- a CDS encoding PTS transporter subunit IIC, with protein sequence MEINYKKRNFKSFAKRKNIEISVQRYLIDALSYMALGLFSSLLIGTIFNTLGDNFNISLFTEVISPLAKQVTGPAIAVAIAYGLQAPPLVLFSCALVGACGNELGGPVGAFVATLFAVEVGKLVSKETKIDILVTPAVTILIGVLVAELIGPAVSAFMTSFGNIIMQATTMQPIIMGALVSALVGIALTLPISSAAICMMLSLGGLAGGAATVGCCCQMVGFAVMSFRENGVGGLVAQGLGTSMLQVPNIIKNWKIWIPPTVASILLGPLSTTIFKMENIPIGSGMGTCGLVGQFGTVTAMQSAGKGGISMWVGILLLNFILPAIVTLLISEFMRKKGLIKPEDLKLDV
- a CDS encoding DUF6398 domain-containing protein — protein: MTGKIEEIKDKINRFCNSNLNQEYKDISFKILQNLLDNNKEIIHSSRADIWSSAILNIVLEQNLLYNKKHPLHITKKEFSKQIGVSLNTINNKSSLIKDVCSIDFLNQDTIAISNVEFWVKETNSKSKSVDLDLEKKKILYKRYIKLSQDANSDIESIRYMEEAVNIGKSMITKEDKELGFWKGLSTRAYMIALESLARKLESINNLKESKKVLEYLIEINPSDEQGIRYKLLNVLIRLNDRTSINKLFELYKEEKSATWMYSKALYYFKNKSMFLANDSIKVARSKNKYVGLYLLDWRNAFGREFVTEEEKAEAVYYYDENIVIWNEVKGSMDWLLKKMLEFS